One segment of Curtobacterium poinsettiae DNA contains the following:
- a CDS encoding DUF805 domain-containing protein: protein MHQTQQPPVGVPWHQATFAASFSRFWRGYLVFRGRAARAEFWWWALWWAIISAAINIVYGVGLFMTPPTMPSPDEARVLDQAMQSFNPFPVWWFLLTSMPVFAKVALGVFVVVGLAALLPWIAIAVRRLHDTNRSGWWVLLYLVPAGGIALAVFLALPSEPPAGRQQSGPPVGDRPAHPGVTPQ, encoded by the coding sequence GTGCACCAGACGCAGCAGCCACCCGTCGGGGTCCCCTGGCACCAGGCCACCTTCGCCGCCTCGTTCTCGCGGTTCTGGCGCGGGTACCTGGTCTTCCGGGGCCGTGCCGCTCGTGCCGAGTTCTGGTGGTGGGCGCTGTGGTGGGCGATCATCTCCGCTGCGATCAACATCGTGTACGGCGTCGGGCTCTTCATGACGCCGCCGACCATGCCGAGCCCGGACGAGGCTCGTGTCCTCGACCAGGCGATGCAGTCCTTCAACCCGTTCCCGGTGTGGTGGTTCCTGCTCACGTCGATGCCGGTCTTCGCCAAGGTCGCACTGGGGGTCTTCGTGGTCGTCGGGCTCGCGGCGTTGCTGCCCTGGATCGCCATCGCGGTGCGGCGGCTCCACGACACGAACCGATCCGGTTGGTGGGTCCTGCTGTACCTCGTGCCCGCCGGCGGCATCGCGCTCGCCGTGTTCCTCGCGCTGCCCTCGGAGCCACCCGCGGGACGGCAGCAGTCCGGGCCACCCGTCGGTGATCGGCCCGCGCACCCCGGCGTGACGCCGCAGTAG
- a CDS encoding lamin tail domain-containing protein — protein sequence MRVPALRPPTMRIGAFVATALVVAAGVVTASPALAAVGDDDPAVGAVAANGLVVNEVESNGDDTDWVELKNTSGTAIDLTGYAFLDSDGSHDASVLPSGSTIAAGGYFVVDQLSATAPGFDFGLGGADTARLYDPAGDLVLRYAWTTHAGVTYGRCADGVGPLVDTTASTKGAANDCSSPVRINEVESQDGTPGDWVELTNTGSTAVDLGGYVLRDSEDDHAYTIPAGTTVAAGGFTVLDEAAFGFGLGKADSARLFDARGALVDSTSWTAHAATTSGRNPDGTGDFAETAAPTKGAANRFAGVVTAEAWPGGPDETVLDDEDTFTGDLSGLDWTTSTASRDGQLWAVQNGDGLLYHLTSDGAGGWTPSNAAGTDLRYADGTGTPDAEGVTVTSDDPGAVYVSTERNNDVSSTSRPSVLRYATTDGSEGTLRAADEWNLAADFPGLGANAGLEGITWIPDTWLTAHGFVDERTGAAYAPSTYAGHGEGLFFVGVEGTASVYAYALMDDGSSARVATIATSLAVVADVQFDPTLDALWVVCDEVCSGRTALYEVTDGAFAPSTLYEAPSAADRTLANEGFAISGVCTDGERATFYADDNDTDGFSLRTGTYPCEGGDTDPGTEPTPTPTPTPTPTPGDGGTTPTPTPGGTPTAGPTAGPSAAPVVPVAPSGSLLTEASRGGVSAPATARAGETITVTVGTASAGDTVNVWLFSEPTLIGTAVVAADGTVRVTIPADTAAGVHRLAVTAADGSLIGWTPIAITVDGQLAFTGAAGMGAGVLVAFLLLGAGAGVLVVRRRRKAAAVE from the coding sequence ATGCGTGTTCCTGCCCTGCGCCCACCCACGATGCGGATCGGCGCGTTCGTCGCGACCGCCCTGGTCGTCGCCGCCGGTGTCGTCACCGCCAGCCCGGCCCTCGCAGCCGTCGGGGACGACGACCCGGCCGTCGGCGCCGTCGCGGCGAACGGCCTCGTCGTCAACGAGGTCGAGTCGAACGGCGACGACACCGACTGGGTGGAGCTCAAGAACACCTCGGGCACCGCGATCGATCTGACCGGGTACGCGTTCCTCGACTCCGACGGCTCGCACGACGCCTCCGTGCTGCCCAGCGGCTCGACGATCGCCGCCGGCGGGTACTTCGTCGTCGACCAGCTGTCCGCGACCGCGCCCGGCTTCGACTTCGGGCTCGGCGGTGCGGACACCGCGCGCCTCTACGATCCCGCCGGCGACCTGGTGCTCCGGTACGCCTGGACGACCCACGCGGGCGTCACCTACGGCCGCTGCGCCGACGGCGTCGGGCCGCTCGTGGACACCACGGCCTCGACCAAGGGCGCCGCGAACGACTGCTCCTCGCCCGTGCGGATCAACGAGGTCGAGTCGCAGGACGGCACTCCCGGCGACTGGGTGGAGTTGACCAACACCGGCAGCACTGCAGTCGACCTGGGCGGGTACGTGCTGCGCGACAGCGAGGACGACCACGCGTACACGATCCCCGCGGGCACGACCGTCGCGGCCGGGGGCTTCACCGTCCTCGACGAGGCGGCGTTCGGTTTCGGACTCGGCAAGGCGGACTCCGCGCGGCTCTTCGACGCGCGCGGTGCGCTCGTCGACTCGACCTCGTGGACGGCGCACGCCGCCACCACCTCCGGCCGCAACCCCGACGGCACCGGCGACTTCGCCGAGACGGCAGCGCCCACGAAGGGCGCGGCGAACCGGTTCGCCGGCGTCGTCACCGCCGAGGCCTGGCCCGGCGGCCCGGACGAGACCGTGCTCGACGACGAGGACACCTTCACCGGTGACCTGAGCGGCCTCGACTGGACGACCTCGACGGCCTCGCGGGACGGGCAGCTCTGGGCCGTGCAGAACGGCGACGGCCTGCTCTACCACCTGACCTCGGACGGTGCGGGCGGCTGGACGCCGTCGAACGCCGCGGGTACCGACCTGCGCTACGCCGACGGCACGGGCACCCCGGACGCCGAGGGCGTGACGGTCACGAGCGACGACCCCGGTGCCGTCTACGTCTCGACCGAGCGGAACAACGACGTGTCGAGCACGAGCCGCCCGTCGGTCCTGCGCTACGCCACGACCGACGGCTCCGAGGGCACCCTGCGGGCCGCCGACGAGTGGAACCTCGCCGCGGACTTCCCCGGGCTCGGCGCGAACGCCGGGCTCGAGGGCATCACCTGGATCCCGGACACCTGGCTCACCGCGCACGGCTTCGTCGACGAGCGCACCGGCGCCGCCTACGCACCGTCGACCTACGCCGGACACGGCGAGGGGCTGTTCTTCGTCGGGGTCGAGGGCACCGCGAGCGTGTACGCCTACGCCCTGATGGACGACGGGTCCTCGGCGCGGGTCGCCACGATCGCGACCTCGCTCGCCGTCGTCGCCGACGTGCAGTTCGACCCGACGCTCGACGCGCTCTGGGTGGTCTGCGACGAGGTCTGCTCGGGTCGAACCGCGCTGTACGAGGTGACCGACGGGGCCTTCGCCCCCTCGACGCTGTACGAGGCACCCTCGGCCGCCGACCGCACGCTCGCCAACGAGGGCTTCGCGATCTCGGGCGTCTGCACCGACGGGGAGCGCGCGACCTTCTACGCGGACGACAACGACACGGACGGGTTCTCGCTCCGCACGGGGACGTACCCGTGCGAGGGCGGCGACACCGACCCGGGCACGGAGCCCACGCCGACGCCGACCCCGACCCCGACCCCGACCCCGGGCGACGGTGGCACGACGCCGACGCCGACCCCGGGTGGGACGCCCACCGCGGGCCCGACCGCGGGTCCCTCGGCTGCCCCGGTCGTTCCGGTGGCGCCGTCGGGGTCGCTGTTGACGGAGGCGAGTCGTGGTGGGGTGTCGGCTCCGGCGACGGCGCGTGCGGGGGAGACGATCACGGTGACGGTGGGGACGGCGTCTGCCGGTGACACGGTCAACGTGTGGTTGTTCTCGGAGCCGACGCTGATCGGCACCGCGGTGGTGGCTGCTGATGGGACGGTTCGGGTGACGATCCCGGCGGACACGGCGGCTGGTGTGCACCGGTTGGCGGTGACGGCTGCGGACGGGAGTCTGATCGGGTGGACCCCGATCGCGATCACCGTGGATGGGCAGCTCGCGTTCACGGGTGCTGCGGGGATGGGTGCTGGTGTGTTGGTGGCGTTCCTGTTGCTCGGGGCGGGTGCGGGTGTGCTGGTCGTGCGTCGCCGACGGAAGGCTGCGGCTGTGGAGTAG
- a CDS encoding ROK family transcriptional regulator has product MAEHRRGANLPSIGGFNRTVVLDAVRRSPDGLSRVELAARTGLSAQTVSNVTRFLIEAGMIVESGTVVSGRGKPRTILRLEPGSRYAVGVHVDPAVVTYVLLDLAGTVVAASTTSTPTADDPSEVVRTIASAVDGLVADAGVAVDSVLGVGIASPGPIDVEAGIVVDPPFLPRWRDVPLRDALAEATGYPVLLEKDVTAAAVGEMFLAGESSARNFAFVYFGTGFGVGLVVDHEPLRGVGSNAGDAGHIMVDQGSLAGTPDGSGTRGEVGAAVAPDRLVRIARSRGLALSGGAAVAEADADADAADVDAVNAAWDELAAAIADGDDTAVTLAADAGTVMGNAVVLIVNLLDIDRVVFGGPFWSRIASAALPAARTAIVGSPLLVPKHAVQVVESDRGADVAAVGAACLVLDAALSPRASTLLIRR; this is encoded by the coding sequence ATGGCAGAGCATCGACGCGGAGCGAACCTCCCGTCGATCGGCGGCTTCAACCGCACCGTGGTCCTGGACGCCGTCCGCCGCTCACCCGACGGTCTGAGTCGCGTCGAACTCGCAGCACGCACCGGACTGAGCGCGCAGACCGTGTCGAACGTCACCCGGTTCCTGATCGAGGCCGGCATGATCGTCGAGTCCGGCACCGTCGTGTCCGGCCGCGGCAAGCCCCGCACCATCCTGCGGCTCGAACCGGGCAGCCGGTACGCGGTCGGCGTGCACGTCGACCCGGCCGTCGTCACCTACGTGCTGCTCGACCTCGCCGGCACCGTCGTCGCCGCGTCCACGACCTCGACCCCCACGGCCGACGACCCGTCCGAGGTGGTGCGCACCATCGCCTCGGCCGTCGACGGGCTCGTCGCCGACGCCGGGGTGGCCGTCGACAGCGTGCTCGGCGTCGGGATCGCGAGCCCCGGACCCATCGACGTCGAGGCCGGCATCGTGGTCGACCCGCCGTTCCTACCCCGGTGGCGGGACGTGCCGCTGCGCGACGCGCTCGCCGAGGCCACCGGCTACCCGGTCCTGCTCGAGAAGGACGTCACGGCCGCCGCGGTGGGCGAGATGTTCCTGGCGGGGGAGTCCTCGGCCCGGAACTTCGCGTTCGTGTACTTCGGCACCGGCTTCGGCGTCGGGCTCGTCGTCGACCACGAACCCCTGCGCGGGGTGGGGTCGAACGCGGGTGACGCCGGGCACATCATGGTCGACCAGGGGTCACTCGCGGGCACGCCGGACGGCTCGGGCACCCGCGGCGAGGTCGGTGCGGCCGTCGCGCCGGACCGGCTGGTGCGGATCGCCCGGTCACGGGGGCTCGCTCTGTCGGGCGGCGCCGCGGTCGCCGAGGCTGACGCAGACGCCGATGCCGCCGATGTCGACGCTGTGAACGCCGCGTGGGACGAGCTCGCCGCAGCGATCGCGGACGGGGACGACACCGCCGTCACGCTCGCGGCCGATGCCGGCACCGTCATGGGCAACGCCGTCGTCCTCATCGTGAACCTGCTCGACATCGACCGCGTGGTGTTCGGCGGCCCGTTCTGGTCGCGCATCGCGAGTGCTGCCCTGCCGGCTGCGCGGACCGCCATCGTCGGGTCGCCGTTGCTCGTGCCGAAGCACGCCGTGCAGGTGGTGGAGAGCGACCGCGGGGCCGACGTCGCCGCCGTGGGTGCCGCCTGCCTGGTGCTCGACGCCGCGCTCTCGCCGCGGGCCAGCACCCTGCTGATCCGGCGCTGA
- a CDS encoding GNAT family N-acetyltransferase → MSDLRLEELSAKTAAAANSLTLKPGQEQFVQPTTYGVAESDVKPSSAWTRVVLDDDEVLGLIIGSFDADNAQEELRSCIWRVNVAASAQGRGVGRFAVHGLADEARSRGFERLTVVYEPGGDDSPEAFFRAVGFEVVRETQYGDHFAVLTL, encoded by the coding sequence ATGTCCGACCTGCGCCTGGAAGAACTCTCCGCGAAGACCGCCGCCGCGGCGAACTCCCTGACGCTCAAGCCGGGCCAGGAACAGTTCGTGCAGCCGACCACCTACGGGGTCGCCGAGTCCGACGTCAAGCCGAGCTCCGCGTGGACCCGTGTCGTCCTCGACGACGACGAGGTCCTCGGCCTGATCATCGGTTCCTTCGACGCCGACAACGCGCAGGAAGAGCTGCGCAGCTGCATCTGGCGCGTCAACGTGGCGGCGAGCGCACAGGGCCGGGGCGTCGGTCGCTTCGCCGTGCACGGCCTGGCGGACGAGGCACGCAGCCGTGGGTTCGAGCGGCTGACGGTCGTGTACGAGCCGGGCGGAGACGACAGCCCCGAGGCGTTCTTCCGTGCCGTGGGCTTCGAGGTCGTGCGTGAGACCCAGTACGGCGACCACTTCGCGGTCCTGACGCTCTAG
- a CDS encoding MGMT family protein, protein MPSDDAAVVDFGAAVAEVVRMIPPGHVMTYGDVAATLGSRASRAVGKVMAHEGAELPWWRVVRAGGHPPLHHEARALEHYRAEGTPLVHGPTAWRLDMRRARWSPATDADDPF, encoded by the coding sequence GTGCCTTCCGACGATGCCGCCGTCGTCGACTTCGGCGCCGCCGTCGCCGAGGTCGTGCGGATGATCCCGCCGGGTCACGTCATGACGTACGGCGACGTCGCCGCCACCCTCGGGTCGCGGGCGTCACGCGCCGTCGGCAAGGTGATGGCGCACGAGGGCGCCGAGCTGCCGTGGTGGCGCGTGGTGCGCGCGGGTGGGCACCCGCCGCTCCACCACGAGGCCCGGGCACTCGAGCACTACCGCGCCGAGGGGACGCCGCTCGTGCACGGGCCGACGGCCTGGAGGCTCGACATGCGTCGTGCGCGCTGGTCACCGGCAACCGACGCGGACGACCCGTTCTGA
- a CDS encoding DUF805 domain-containing protein produces the protein MSNDSVVQPGGVALHDPFYGAPFTEAVRRFWRKYTVFTGRASRAEFWWWWLTSFAIGLVLQLVPQVFTPDAPVLENPVGSYLFMLWVLATLIGSLALGARRLHDANLSGFWQFLHVLPGLGSLIVSVLCLLPANPKGARFDR, from the coding sequence ATGAGCAACGACAGCGTGGTGCAGCCCGGCGGCGTCGCCCTGCACGACCCCTTCTACGGTGCCCCCTTCACCGAGGCCGTCCGACGGTTCTGGCGGAAGTACACCGTGTTCACCGGACGGGCGTCGCGCGCCGAGTTCTGGTGGTGGTGGCTGACGTCGTTCGCGATCGGGCTCGTGCTGCAGCTCGTGCCGCAGGTGTTCACGCCGGACGCCCCGGTGCTCGAGAACCCCGTCGGCTCGTACCTGTTCATGCTGTGGGTGCTCGCGACGCTCATCGGCTCGCTCGCCCTCGGCGCCCGACGGCTGCACGACGCGAACCTGTCCGGCTTCTGGCAGTTCCTGCACGTGCTGCCGGGCCTCGGCTCGCTCATCGTGTCCGTGCTGTGCCTGCTGCCCGCGAACCCGAAGGGTGCGCGCTTCGACCGCTGA
- a CDS encoding ABC transporter ATP-binding protein: protein MGVRGEEREDFTKAESKRLRRRSLALLGSLAAPLKLRLVLLGIVVVVSTAGTVAGPALIAWGIDNALPAVMDQNDWVPAFGVVATYIVVAVLGAVLTAWYTVLAARISQAILFDLRKRVFLHTQRLSLEFHETYTSGRIISRQTSDLDSIRELLDSGLNQLIQGVLYMAFTAVALVLLDPTSGLVLAVSLVPLWFLIRWFQTNSQTLFRATRVTSARVIVHFVETMTGIRAVQAFRKESRNRDEYGGFVEDYRVANTKVFNLFGTFDPVLVLIGNATLAAVVIVGGFRIVGGTLEVGALLAVALYAKRFFDPAQELAMFYNGYQSASAAMEKISGVLEERPSVPDPVKPTRLADATGKMDFDDVVFAYNEGKVVLPEFDLHIPAGQTIALVGSTGAGKSTLAKLMARFYDPTQGSVKLDGVDLRDLDTKDMRRAIVMVTQEAYLFSGTVADNIALGKPGASREEIEASAKAVGAHEFIMALPDGYDTDVNKRGGRVSAGQRQLLSFARAFIADPKVLILDEATASLDIPSERLVQEGLETLLADRTAVIIAHRLSTVAIAHRVLVMEHGRIVEDGTPADLIAGTGRFAQLHAAWRDSLV, encoded by the coding sequence ATGGGCGTGCGCGGCGAGGAGCGTGAGGACTTCACGAAGGCCGAGAGCAAGCGCCTGCGGCGCCGGTCCCTCGCCCTGCTCGGGTCCCTCGCCGCACCGCTCAAGCTCCGGCTCGTGCTGCTCGGCATCGTGGTCGTGGTCTCGACCGCCGGCACCGTCGCGGGTCCGGCGCTCATCGCGTGGGGCATCGACAACGCCCTGCCCGCGGTGATGGACCAGAACGACTGGGTGCCGGCGTTCGGCGTCGTCGCGACGTACATCGTCGTGGCCGTCCTCGGCGCGGTGCTCACGGCGTGGTACACGGTGCTCGCGGCACGGATCAGCCAGGCGATCCTGTTCGACCTGCGCAAGCGGGTGTTCCTGCACACGCAGCGGCTCTCGCTCGAGTTCCACGAGACCTACACGTCGGGCCGGATCATCTCGCGCCAGACGAGTGACCTCGACTCGATCCGCGAGCTGCTCGACTCCGGGCTGAACCAGCTCATCCAGGGTGTGCTGTACATGGCGTTCACCGCCGTGGCCCTGGTGCTGCTCGACCCGACGTCCGGGCTCGTGCTCGCGGTGTCGCTCGTGCCGCTCTGGTTCCTGATCCGCTGGTTCCAGACGAACTCGCAGACGCTGTTCCGCGCCACCCGTGTCACCTCGGCGCGCGTGATCGTGCACTTCGTCGAGACGATGACGGGCATCCGCGCGGTGCAGGCGTTCCGCAAGGAGTCCCGCAACCGTGACGAGTACGGCGGCTTCGTCGAGGACTACCGGGTGGCGAACACGAAGGTGTTCAACCTGTTCGGCACCTTCGACCCGGTGCTCGTGCTCATCGGCAACGCCACGCTCGCCGCGGTCGTCATCGTCGGAGGGTTCCGGATCGTCGGTGGGACGCTCGAGGTCGGTGCGCTGCTCGCGGTCGCGCTGTACGCCAAGCGCTTCTTCGACCCGGCGCAGGAACTCGCGATGTTCTACAACGGGTACCAGTCGGCCTCGGCGGCGATGGAGAAGATCTCGGGTGTCCTCGAGGAACGGCCGAGCGTGCCGGACCCCGTGAAGCCCACCCGCCTGGCGGACGCCACCGGGAAGATGGACTTCGACGACGTCGTCTTCGCCTACAACGAGGGCAAGGTCGTGCTGCCGGAGTTCGACCTGCACATCCCGGCGGGGCAGACCATCGCGCTCGTCGGGTCCACCGGAGCCGGCAAGTCGACGCTCGCCAAGCTCATGGCGCGCTTCTACGACCCGACCCAGGGCTCGGTGAAGCTCGACGGTGTGGACCTGCGCGACCTCGACACGAAGGACATGCGCCGCGCGATCGTCATGGTCACGCAGGAGGCGTACCTGTTCTCCGGCACCGTCGCGGACAACATCGCGCTCGGCAAGCCCGGTGCGTCCCGTGAGGAGATCGAGGCGTCGGCCAAGGCCGTGGGCGCGCACGAGTTCATCATGGCGCTGCCCGACGGGTACGACACCGACGTGAACAAGCGCGGCGGTCGGGTGTCGGCTGGGCAGCGGCAGCTGCTCTCGTTCGCGCGTGCGTTCATCGCCGACCCGAAGGTGCTCATCCTCGACGAGGCGACGGCGTCGCTCGACATCCCCTCGGAGCGGCTCGTGCAGGAGGGCCTGGAGACCCTGCTCGCCGACCGCACCGCGGTGATCATCGCGCACCGGCTGTCCACCGTCGCGATCGCCCACCGGGTGCTCGTGATGGAACACGGCCGGATCGTCGAGGACGGCACCCCCGCCGACCTCATCGCCGGTACCGGACGGTTCGCCCAGCTGCACGCGGCCTGGCGCGACTCGCTCGTCTAG
- a CDS encoding ABC transporter ATP-binding protein yields the protein MSKSPTTARPSTFRAIARIHPYVKPYQWRLIGGMAAAMGASLVALAIPYVLQWLVDGPLSSRDSAQIWPAGLGVLALGALEAFFIASRRRLVMRPSTRIETSMRNALYAKLQDLPVAFHDRWESGQLLSRSVSDLSLIRRWLAFGVVLLVVNIVTIVVGFVVLFTFGWILGLIFLIASIPLWINGLLFERRYSAVARRSQDQVGDLATSVEQSVHGIRVLKAFGRGGAKLEEFSEQAEALRGTEIKKAKAIAGIWLWLLLVPDVAFALCLLAGIWLASQGQLSVGQLFAFFATATVLRFPIESIGFLLSMTFDTRTAVDRFFEVMDSENTITDPEHAKTIAEPHGALSFNGVHFRYQDSAPQYPDLINGVELQLQPGETMALVGLTGCGKTTLLSLVPRLYDVTGGSVTIDGVDIRDLTREELRRHVGVAFEDATLFSSTVRENVLLGRPDVQGAEAEALMREALDIAQASFVDDLPDGVDTRVGEEGLSLSGGQRQRLALARAIAARPSVLVLDDPLSALDVDTEARVEAGLRRVLADTTSLIVAHRPSTVTLADRVALMENGVITAVGTHHDLMATNEHYRYVISSLDDDDDATARQEAMA from the coding sequence ATGTCCAAGTCGCCCACCACGGCGCGCCCGTCCACCTTCCGCGCGATCGCGCGGATCCACCCCTACGTGAAGCCCTACCAGTGGCGCCTCATCGGCGGCATGGCCGCAGCGATGGGAGCCTCCCTGGTGGCGCTCGCAATCCCCTACGTGCTGCAGTGGCTCGTCGACGGTCCGCTGTCGTCGCGCGACTCGGCACAGATCTGGCCCGCCGGGCTCGGGGTGCTCGCCCTCGGTGCGCTCGAGGCGTTCTTCATCGCCTCACGCCGCAGGCTGGTGATGCGCCCCTCGACCCGTATCGAGACGAGCATGCGCAACGCGCTCTACGCGAAGCTGCAGGACCTGCCGGTCGCGTTCCACGACCGCTGGGAGTCCGGGCAGCTGCTCTCCCGTTCCGTGTCGGACCTGTCGCTGATCCGGCGCTGGTTGGCCTTCGGCGTCGTCCTGCTCGTCGTGAACATCGTGACGATCGTCGTCGGCTTCGTCGTGCTGTTCACCTTCGGGTGGATCCTCGGGCTGATCTTCCTGATCGCGTCGATCCCGCTGTGGATCAACGGCCTGCTGTTCGAGCGCCGGTACTCCGCCGTCGCGCGCCGCAGCCAGGACCAGGTCGGTGACCTCGCCACGAGCGTCGAGCAGTCGGTGCACGGCATCCGCGTGCTCAAGGCGTTCGGTCGCGGCGGCGCGAAGCTCGAGGAGTTCAGCGAGCAGGCCGAGGCCCTGCGCGGCACCGAGATCAAGAAGGCGAAGGCCATCGCGGGCATCTGGCTGTGGCTGCTGCTCGTGCCGGACGTCGCGTTCGCGCTGTGCCTGCTCGCCGGCATCTGGCTGGCGTCGCAGGGGCAGCTCAGCGTCGGCCAGCTGTTCGCGTTCTTCGCGACGGCGACGGTGCTGCGGTTCCCGATCGAGTCGATCGGCTTCCTGCTCTCGATGACGTTCGACACCCGCACGGCGGTCGACCGGTTCTTCGAGGTCATGGACTCCGAGAACACCATCACGGACCCGGAGCACGCGAAGACGATCGCGGAGCCGCACGGTGCGCTGTCGTTCAACGGCGTGCACTTCCGGTACCAGGACTCCGCACCGCAGTACCCGGACCTGATCAACGGCGTCGAACTGCAGCTGCAGCCGGGCGAGACCATGGCGCTCGTCGGGCTCACCGGCTGCGGCAAGACGACGCTGCTCTCGCTCGTGCCGCGTCTGTACGACGTGACCGGCGGGTCGGTGACGATCGACGGGGTCGACATCCGCGACCTCACCCGCGAAGAGCTGCGCCGGCACGTCGGCGTCGCCTTCGAGGACGCCACCCTGTTCTCGTCGACGGTGCGTGAGAACGTGCTGCTCGGTCGACCGGACGTGCAGGGTGCCGAGGCCGAGGCGCTCATGCGCGAGGCGCTCGACATCGCGCAGGCGTCCTTCGTGGACGACCTGCCCGACGGCGTCGACACCCGGGTCGGTGAAGAGGGGCTGTCGCTGTCCGGCGGCCAGCGCCAGCGCCTGGCACTCGCCCGCGCGATCGCCGCGCGGCCGTCGGTGCTCGTGCTCGACGACCCGCTGTCGGCGCTCGACGTCGACACCGAGGCACGGGTCGAGGCGGGCCTGCGGCGCGTGCTCGCCGACACCACGTCGCTCATCGTGGCGCACCGTCCGTCGACGGTGACGCTGGCCGATCGGGTCGCCCTGATGGAGAACGGCGTCATCACGGCCGTCGGGACCCACCACGACCTGATGGCCACCAACGAGCACTACCGCTACGTCATCTCGTCGCTCGACGACGACGACGACGCGACCGCACGACAGGAGGCGATGGCATGA